The following are encoded together in the Acetobacter vaccinii genome:
- a CDS encoding LysR family transcriptional regulator produces the protein MDWDKLRVFHAVAEAGSFTHAGDVLNLSQSAVSRQISALEEVLQVPLFHRHARGLILTEQGETLHKTVREVFSKLEMTQTLLTESKEKAAGRLRITTTTGFGNCWLMPRLHKFMAANPEINICLILEDNDLDLGMREADVAVRMHAPRQPDLIQRHLADFHLPIFAAPLYLEKYGTPKSLEEIRNHHLVLFGAHHPPVTHVNWLANAVENHDGAQGARLEVNSMAAMAHAIAGGLGIGSIPTYAATEFPDLVRILPEVTTPTVDAYFVYPEELRSSKRVAVFRDFLMSELGIR, from the coding sequence GTGGACTGGGACAAACTCCGGGTTTTCCATGCGGTGGCGGAAGCTGGTTCCTTTACCCACGCGGGAGATGTGCTTAACCTGAGCCAGTCTGCCGTATCCCGTCAGATTTCCGCGTTGGAAGAGGTACTGCAGGTGCCTCTTTTCCACCGTCACGCACGGGGCCTGATCCTGACTGAGCAGGGCGAAACCCTGCACAAGACGGTGCGGGAAGTGTTTTCCAAACTGGAAATGACACAGACCCTGCTGACTGAAAGCAAAGAAAAAGCAGCCGGAAGGCTGCGCATCACAACCACCACAGGCTTTGGCAACTGCTGGCTTATGCCCCGGCTGCACAAGTTCATGGCGGCCAACCCCGAGATCAACATCTGTCTGATCCTGGAAGATAACGACCTGGACCTGGGCATGCGCGAAGCCGATGTGGCTGTCCGTATGCACGCCCCCCGCCAGCCTGACCTGATCCAGCGCCATCTGGCGGATTTCCACCTCCCGATCTTTGCGGCTCCGCTCTATCTGGAGAAATACGGGACTCCGAAGTCACTGGAAGAAATCCGCAACCACCATCTGGTGCTGTTCGGGGCCCATCACCCCCCGGTGACGCATGTAAACTGGCTGGCCAACGCGGTTGAAAACCATGATGGCGCACAAGGCGCCCGACTGGAAGTCAACAGCATGGCCGCCATGGCGCATGCCATTGCAGGCGGTCTTGGCATTGGCTCCATCCCGACCTACGCGGCAACAGAATTCCCCGACCTTGTGCGTATTCTCCCCGAAGTCACCACCCCGACGGTAGATGCCTATTTTGTCTATCCGGAAGAGCTGCGTAGTTCCAAGCGGGTTGCTGTCTTCCGTGACTTCCTGATGAGCGAACTCGGTATTCGCTAA
- a CDS encoding MucR family transcriptional regulator: protein MSENQNYSPILDLVSEIVSAHVSNNQTDPATIPSLIRDVYQALKTADQPQSEPEKLQPAVPVKRSVFPDYIVCLEDGKKLKMLKRHLQSAYGMTPEQYRERWGLPADYPMVAPNYAERRSTLAREIGLGRKIHAAGDEEQEDTGSERSTGKRTRKTSAAN, encoded by the coding sequence ATGAGTGAGAACCAGAACTATTCGCCTATCCTGGACCTGGTGTCCGAGATCGTTTCAGCGCACGTCTCCAATAATCAGACGGACCCTGCAACTATCCCGTCCCTGATCCGTGATGTCTATCAAGCCCTGAAAACGGCTGACCAGCCACAGAGCGAGCCGGAAAAGCTGCAGCCCGCCGTGCCGGTCAAGCGGTCTGTTTTCCCCGACTACATTGTCTGCCTTGAAGACGGCAAGAAACTCAAAATGCTCAAGCGCCACCTGCAGAGCGCCTATGGCATGACCCCCGAGCAGTACCGTGAACGCTGGGGCCTGCCTGCTGACTACCCCATGGTCGCCCCCAACTACGCCGAACGCCGCTCCACCCTGGCGCGGGAAATCGGTCTGGGCCGCAAGATCCATGCCGCTGGCGATGAAGAGCAGGAAGACACGGGCAGCGAACGCAGCACCGGCAAGCGCACCCGTAAGACCTCTGCCGCCAACTAA
- a CDS encoding Lrp/AsnC family transcriptional regulator, which yields MTDLDTVDLRIVAELQDDGRITNVELARRVGISAPPCLRRVRRLEEEGIIRGYHADPDATMLGWPITFFALIGLESQKETVLSAFERQLADWPEVRECHMIRGGGDFLVRLIARDAAHENQLTRQLTEATHVIRVQTLQTIRTSLERWGVPVRETPEGKTA from the coding sequence GTGACGGATCTGGATACAGTTGATCTACGTATCGTGGCTGAGTTGCAGGATGACGGTCGTATAACCAATGTTGAGCTGGCCCGGCGGGTGGGGATTTCGGCCCCTCCGTGTCTGCGGCGTGTCAGGCGGTTGGAAGAAGAAGGTATTATCCGCGGCTATCATGCCGACCCGGACGCCACGATGCTGGGGTGGCCGATTACCTTTTTTGCCCTCATCGGGCTTGAAAGCCAGAAAGAAACGGTACTGTCGGCGTTTGAGCGCCAGCTGGCTGACTGGCCGGAAGTGCGTGAATGCCACATGATTCGCGGTGGTGGTGATTTTCTGGTGCGGCTGATTGCGCGGGATGCCGCTCATGAAAACCAGCTGACCCGCCAGTTGACGGAAGCCACCCATGTTATCCGGGTGCAGACCTTGCAGACCATCCGCACCAGCCTGGAGCGCTGGGGGGTGCCGGTCAGGGAGACCCCGGAGGGGAAAACCGCGTGA
- the murJ gene encoding murein biosynthesis integral membrane protein MurJ, whose translation MLRNFLTVGGWTMLSRILGLVRDQLLAAYMGAGLVQDAYQVAFRLPNMFRRLFGEGAFNAAFVPLFSEVMVRDGAEEARLFARRALGVMLVWLIFLCVLGEIFMPQILRVIAPGFLHGGERYDLAVSLSRITFPYLVLICAAALVAAVLNGLHYFSMASAAYLAFNVVGIIAILAGAWFFPSVAHAAAWGVTASGVVQLGLLLWSCSRAKFALPPLWPVLTPRIRLLLRRMLPGLVGSGVGQINLTIDTIIGTLLPAGSVSLMYFADRINQLPLGVLGAAAGTTLLPVLTRHLAAGEHDVAHAVQNRSINYVLLLTLPAVAGLLVLADPIMIVLFGHGSFTEQDAILSAQSLRAYALGLPAFVLVKVLAPAFFARGDTRTPVYVGVSVMVINLIFNLILMKPLAHVGPPLASSLAAMLNVGALAVLLSRNAALSVPASMMLRLGRVLLATIGMGVGLACASYAVPMPGGLVWRVLWLGGMVWLGGLFYLAGLVALRVLDPVQAFGALRKRMSRR comes from the coding sequence ATGCTCAGAAATTTTCTTACAGTGGGTGGGTGGACAATGCTCAGCCGCATCCTCGGCCTTGTGCGGGACCAGTTGCTGGCTGCCTATATGGGGGCAGGTCTGGTGCAGGATGCGTATCAGGTGGCTTTCCGCCTGCCCAACATGTTTCGCCGCCTGTTTGGGGAGGGCGCGTTTAACGCAGCCTTCGTGCCGCTGTTTTCTGAAGTCATGGTGCGTGACGGGGCTGAGGAAGCACGGCTTTTTGCTCGCCGGGCACTGGGCGTCATGCTGGTCTGGCTTATTTTTCTGTGCGTGCTGGGTGAGATTTTCATGCCGCAGATCTTGCGGGTGATCGCACCGGGCTTTCTGCATGGGGGGGAGCGGTATGATCTGGCTGTCAGCCTGAGCAGGATTACCTTTCCCTATCTGGTGCTGATATGTGCGGCGGCTCTTGTTGCGGCGGTGTTGAATGGCTTGCACTATTTCAGCATGGCATCGGCTGCGTATCTGGCCTTCAACGTTGTCGGGATTATCGCCATTCTTGCCGGGGCGTGGTTCTTCCCCAGTGTGGCCCATGCTGCGGCCTGGGGTGTCACAGCCTCGGGGGTTGTCCAGCTTGGTCTGCTATTGTGGTCTTGCTCCCGGGCCAAGTTTGCGCTGCCGCCTTTATGGCCTGTTCTGACCCCCCGTATCCGCCTGCTGCTGCGGCGTATGCTGCCCGGTCTGGTGGGGAGCGGGGTTGGCCAGATCAATCTGACGATTGATACCATTATCGGCACGTTGCTGCCTGCTGGCAGTGTTTCGCTCATGTATTTTGCTGACCGTATCAACCAGTTGCCTCTGGGCGTATTGGGCGCTGCGGCAGGCACGACCCTGTTGCCGGTGTTGACACGACATCTGGCTGCCGGGGAGCATGACGTGGCCCACGCCGTGCAGAATCGGTCGATAAACTATGTGCTGCTGCTGACCTTGCCTGCTGTTGCCGGGCTGCTGGTGCTGGCAGACCCGATCATGATCGTGCTGTTTGGGCATGGGTCTTTTACCGAGCAGGACGCCATTCTTTCTGCGCAGTCTCTGCGGGCCTATGCACTGGGTCTGCCTGCGTTTGTGCTGGTCAAGGTTTTGGCTCCAGCCTTTTTTGCGCGAGGTGACACCCGCACCCCTGTTTATGTCGGGGTGTCGGTGATGGTTATCAATCTGATCTTCAACCTTATTCTCATGAAGCCGCTTGCCCATGTCGGGCCACCGCTGGCTAGCAGCCTTGCGGCCATGCTCAATGTTGGGGCGCTGGCAGTGCTATTGTCGCGCAATGCGGCTCTGTCTGTGCCTGCCAGTATGATGCTGCGCCTGGGACGGGTGCTGCTGGCCACCATCGGGATGGGCGTGGGGCTGGCCTGTGCCTCCTACGCTGTCCCTATGCCCGGTGGGCTTGTCTGGCGCGTGCTGTGGCTGGGCGGTATGGTCTGGCTTGGTGGGCTTTTCTACCTCGCGGGTCTTGTGGCGTTGCGCGTTCTTGATCCGGTTCAGGCGTTTGGTGCCTTACGAAAGCGCATGTCACGCCGCTAA
- the trxB gene encoding thioredoxin-disulfide reductase, with amino-acid sequence MSKTITTDLLVIGAGPAGYTAAIYAARANLAPVLVAGLQPGGQLTITTDVENYPGFATAVQGPWLMEQMAEQALNVGTRVEYDIITAVDFSQGSPFHLTGDSGTVYSARSVIIATGAQARWLGLPNEKRLQGAGVSACATCDGFFYRGKNVVVVGGGNTAVEEALYLTHHAAHVTLVHRRDTLRAEKILQDRLFSNPKVSVVWNSEIEDILSDGTPAVVTGVLLRDTTDNSQRTLPTDGVFIAIGHAPTTAVFQGHIALDAEGYITTTPGGTQTSVPGVFAAGDVQDKIYRQAVTAAGTGCMAALDAERFLAGLV; translated from the coding sequence ATGTCCAAAACCATTACAACCGACCTGCTTGTTATTGGCGCAGGCCCCGCAGGCTATACAGCCGCTATTTATGCCGCACGTGCCAACCTTGCCCCTGTTCTGGTTGCTGGCCTGCAGCCGGGCGGGCAGTTGACCATTACAACAGATGTCGAAAACTACCCCGGCTTTGCCACCGCCGTGCAGGGGCCATGGCTGATGGAACAGATGGCCGAACAGGCGCTGAACGTAGGCACCCGGGTTGAATATGACATCATCACCGCGGTTGATTTCAGCCAGGGTTCTCCTTTCCATCTGACGGGAGATTCCGGGACAGTCTATAGTGCCCGCTCCGTCATTATTGCCACAGGCGCACAGGCGCGCTGGCTGGGCCTGCCCAATGAGAAGCGCCTGCAGGGGGCTGGGGTTTCCGCCTGCGCGACATGTGATGGCTTTTTCTACCGTGGCAAGAATGTTGTCGTGGTCGGCGGTGGCAATACCGCTGTGGAAGAAGCACTGTACCTGACACACCATGCCGCCCACGTGACACTGGTGCACCGCCGCGACACATTGCGCGCTGAAAAAATCCTTCAGGACCGTCTGTTCAGCAACCCCAAGGTCAGCGTGGTGTGGAACAGTGAGATCGAGGACATTCTGTCCGATGGCACGCCTGCCGTGGTCACCGGAGTTCTGCTGCGCGACACCACAGACAACTCACAGCGCACACTGCCGACCGATGGTGTTTTCATCGCCATTGGCCATGCCCCCACAACCGCTGTTTTCCAGGGCCATATCGCACTGGATGCAGAAGGTTACATCACCACCACACCGGGCGGCACGCAAACCTCCGTGCCGGGTGTTTTTGCAGCGGGGGATGTGCAGGACAAAATATACCGTCAGGCCGTTACCGCCGCAGGCACCGGCTGCATGGCCGCTTTGGATGCGGAACGTTTTCTGGCAGGGCTGGTGTGA
- a CDS encoding AI-2E family transporter, translated as MPEILNHTPLPAPVRCAHIKASQHSRRGQQAARTLLGLVIILAAVYTVQGFLPALAWGGVFSIATWPLYTRACEKWPNAARGVLLPLLFTAAMALLFVIPLTLLTLQAIGEAQSALNWLEHARQFGLPLPEAIKHLPFGGPSVTHWWQAHLSNPEDISDLLGSLDSHGVAVTRTVGAQIAHRGTLFCFSILTLFFLYKDGTSVIRQCRVASCRAFGKRGESISRQIVASIHGSVQGLVLVGIGEGVLMGFVYLIAHAPHPALFGVITAVAAMIPFCALIAIGLVSLLLLAQGASLAGIITLCVGLTVIFVADHFVRPALIGGSTKLPFLWVLLGILGGAETWGLIGLFLGPAIMAALNLLWTNWTNRNRVEA; from the coding sequence ATGCCCGAGATACTCAACCACACCCCGCTGCCAGCCCCCGTGCGCTGCGCCCATATCAAGGCCAGTCAACATTCCCGCCGCGGGCAACAGGCTGCCCGCACTCTGCTAGGCCTCGTCATCATTCTGGCCGCTGTTTACACCGTTCAGGGCTTTTTGCCTGCGTTGGCGTGGGGCGGAGTGTTTTCGATCGCAACATGGCCACTCTATACCCGCGCCTGTGAAAAATGGCCCAATGCGGCGCGAGGAGTTCTGCTCCCCCTGCTGTTTACCGCAGCCATGGCGCTACTGTTTGTCATCCCGCTGACCCTGCTGACCCTGCAGGCTATTGGTGAAGCCCAGAGCGCCCTGAACTGGCTGGAACATGCCCGGCAGTTTGGCCTGCCCCTGCCCGAGGCCATCAAGCACCTACCCTTTGGCGGCCCTTCCGTAACCCACTGGTGGCAGGCTCACCTGTCCAACCCGGAAGATATTTCAGACCTTCTGGGCAGTCTGGACAGTCACGGCGTGGCCGTAACCCGCACAGTGGGGGCGCAGATTGCCCATAGAGGCACGCTATTCTGCTTTTCCATCCTGACCCTGTTCTTTCTCTACAAGGACGGCACATCCGTTATCCGCCAATGCCGCGTGGCGTCATGCAGGGCTTTTGGCAAACGTGGGGAAAGTATCAGCAGGCAGATTGTCGCCTCCATCCACGGCTCCGTGCAGGGCCTGGTGCTGGTGGGGATTGGGGAAGGCGTGCTGATGGGGTTTGTCTATCTGATCGCCCATGCCCCCCACCCTGCCCTGTTTGGGGTTATTACAGCCGTCGCGGCCATGATCCCGTTTTGCGCTCTTATTGCTATCGGTCTGGTTTCCCTTCTGTTGCTGGCGCAAGGGGCCTCTCTGGCGGGCATTATTACGCTGTGTGTCGGGCTGACTGTTATTTTTGTGGCTGACCACTTTGTTCGCCCTGCCCTGATCGGAGGGTCTACCAAGCTGCCATTTCTGTGGGTGCTGCTGGGTATTCTAGGTGGTGCCGAAACATGGGGATTGATTGGCCTGTTTCTCGGCCCGGCTATTATGGCTGCCCTGAACCTGCTGTGGACGAACTGGACAAACAGAAACAGGGTGGAAGCCTAA
- a CDS encoding integration host factor subunit beta gives MTRSELITLLMQKNPHLQFREATLLVSTVFGGIAQSLSQGQRVELRGFGAFSVKERDPRLGRNPKTGAQVQVDKKLVPFFKTGKDLHQRLNKDHSE, from the coding sequence ATGACCAGATCCGAGCTGATAACACTCCTGATGCAAAAGAACCCTCATTTGCAGTTCAGGGAAGCCACACTTCTTGTCAGCACGGTCTTTGGCGGTATCGCGCAAAGCCTCTCGCAAGGTCAACGTGTGGAATTACGCGGCTTTGGCGCCTTCTCCGTCAAGGAACGCGACCCACGCCTTGGCCGCAACCCCAAGACAGGGGCGCAAGTGCAGGTGGACAAGAAACTCGTCCCCTTCTTCAAAACAGGGAAAGACCTGCATCAGCGGCTGAACAAGGACCATTCCGAGTAA
- a CDS encoding ArnT family glycosyltransferase, with protein MERPAPLRAKVLWPALLVALTGARLILAAYVPLAPDEAYYRLWALAPAAGYLDHPPLVALCMRLGMAVAGDTAFGLRLLGPLLAGVGSVFLAWAASLWAGRAAGIRAAVLLNATLAVGLGSLVMTPDTPLVFFMAIMLLALSRLCAGGAGWLWLLAGLAAGLGLDSKYTAALPVAGVGLWLCAFPAGRRWLLTIWPWLGALLAGLVVTPVLWWNAHHHWASFLKQGGRVEDWHPTRMLTFMGELVGGQVGLASPLVFVLFAGGVVLLWRRRDSFGSLLLYVILCPALVFVQHAVGARVQANWPVVIYPALALAAARWHPRWWPAAPVLGVLLTGIVVGQAVWAPLRLSPHTDVTLRQMGGWPSLAHAVDAAMPAGLPIIADEYGLAAELAFYMPRRTVLAVEPRWRLFALSHPACGTQGYLLRSHKRADQPDTHWFDVLDGPSAPVVRSRGGVVADTYVLYKVQLRCEGGENPMLDAARLPMRQPQLAAGL; from the coding sequence ATGGAACGGCCAGCGCCGTTGCGTGCAAAGGTGCTCTGGCCAGCACTGCTGGTAGCCCTGACCGGGGCAAGGTTGATTCTGGCGGCCTATGTGCCTTTGGCGCCGGATGAGGCCTATTACCGCCTGTGGGCTCTGGCTCCTGCTGCGGGTTATCTCGATCACCCACCTCTGGTTGCCTTGTGCATGCGCCTTGGTATGGCGGTGGCGGGCGACACAGCTTTTGGATTGCGGCTGCTGGGGCCGCTTCTGGCTGGGGTAGGGAGCGTTTTTCTCGCCTGGGCGGCCTCTCTGTGGGCAGGGCGTGCGGCAGGTATAAGGGCAGCGGTGCTGCTCAATGCGACCCTGGCCGTGGGGCTGGGGTCCCTTGTCATGACCCCCGATACCCCTCTGGTTTTCTTTATGGCCATCATGCTGCTGGCGTTGTCGCGTTTGTGCGCGGGTGGGGCCGGGTGGTTATGGCTGCTGGCAGGCCTGGCCGCCGGGCTGGGGCTGGATAGTAAATATACGGCGGCCCTGCCTGTCGCGGGTGTGGGGCTGTGGCTGTGTGCGTTTCCCGCCGGGCGGCGCTGGTTGCTGACTATATGGCCATGGCTGGGGGCACTGTTGGCCGGGCTGGTTGTCACACCTGTGCTGTGGTGGAACGCACACCATCATTGGGCCAGCTTTCTCAAGCAGGGCGGGCGTGTGGAGGACTGGCACCCCACCCGGATGCTGACCTTTATGGGTGAGCTAGTTGGTGGGCAGGTCGGGTTGGCCAGCCCCCTTGTGTTTGTGCTGTTTGCCGGCGGTGTCGTGCTGTTGTGGCGGCGTCGGGACAGCTTTGGCAGCCTGCTGCTGTATGTCATTTTATGCCCCGCCTTGGTGTTTGTGCAGCATGCCGTTGGGGCAAGGGTGCAGGCCAACTGGCCGGTTGTTATCTACCCGGCTCTGGCTTTGGCCGCTGCCCGCTGGCACCCGCGCTGGTGGCCTGCGGCCCCGGTTCTGGGAGTGTTGCTGACCGGTATTGTTGTGGGGCAGGCCGTGTGGGCACCGTTGCGGCTTAGCCCCCATACGGATGTGACATTGCGGCAAATGGGCGGGTGGCCCAGCCTTGCGCACGCTGTTGATGCAGCAATGCCAGCAGGCCTGCCCATTATTGCGGATGAATACGGACTTGCCGCTGAACTGGCATTTTACATGCCCCGACGCACTGTGCTGGCGGTAGAGCCGCGCTGGCGGCTGTTCGCTCTGTCACACCCTGCGTGCGGCACGCAGGGTTATCTGCTGCGCAGCCATAAGCGGGCTGACCAGCCAGATACGCACTGGTTTGACGTGTTGGATGGCCCATCGGCGCCAGTGGTGCGGAGCCGGGGTGGGGTCGTGGCTGATACATATGTGCTCTACAAGGTGCAGCTACGGTGCGAAGGCGGGGAGAACCCCATGCTTGATGCTGCCCGTCTGCCAATGCGTCAGCCCCAGTTGGCTGCGGGGCTATGA
- a CDS encoding glycosyltransferase, with protein MGRAMFPYDVSIVVPCYNEVENVRPLVEALRRVLADYAWEVIFVDDNSPDGTIRAVHALAGEDQRVRGLRRVGRKGLSSAVIEGILSSSAPIVAVMDGDLQHDEGQLPALIEAVRGGCDLAVGSRHVEGGDSAGLANAWRHTLSNSGTILAQCVLPVRLTDPMSGFFAVSRSVFDETAPNLSGSGFKILVDLLLSAPRKLSVQEVPCTFRSRLAGESKLDMLVMLQFLTLLVDRFFHGWLPVRFLVFCAVGLVGLGVNLAIAYGAGALGLGGALAQQVGTGVAMVVNFVLDNQFTYRDRRLKGARCWLGLVLFMLVCTVGAVANVGIARVLYDQNATLDVAGIAGAVLAVVWNYALSSALIWRV; from the coding sequence ATGGGGCGGGCCATGTTTCCCTATGACGTCAGTATCGTTGTCCCCTGTTATAACGAGGTCGAGAATGTCAGGCCGCTGGTCGAGGCATTGCGGCGCGTTCTGGCTGACTATGCGTGGGAAGTCATTTTTGTAGATGACAACTCACCCGACGGCACCATCCGTGCGGTGCATGCTCTGGCGGGGGAAGACCAACGCGTGCGCGGCCTGCGGCGGGTTGGGCGCAAGGGGCTTTCTTCCGCAGTGATTGAGGGGATTTTATCGTCCTCGGCCCCGATCGTCGCGGTGATGGATGGGGATCTCCAGCATGATGAAGGCCAGTTGCCAGCACTGATCGAGGCTGTGCGCGGCGGGTGTGACCTCGCCGTCGGTAGCCGCCATGTAGAGGGGGGGGACAGTGCCGGGCTGGCCAATGCCTGGCGGCATACGCTGTCGAACAGTGGCACGATACTTGCCCAGTGCGTGCTGCCTGTCAGGCTGACAGACCCGATGAGCGGTTTTTTTGCGGTCAGTCGCTCGGTTTTTGATGAGACAGCACCCAATCTGTCGGGCAGTGGCTTCAAAATTCTGGTGGACCTGTTGCTGTCCGCGCCACGCAAGTTGTCGGTGCAGGAAGTGCCCTGCACCTTCCGCTCCCGCCTGGCAGGGGAGAGCAAGCTGGACATGCTGGTCATGCTCCAGTTTCTGACCCTGCTGGTGGACCGGTTTTTCCATGGCTGGCTGCCTGTCAGGTTTTTGGTGTTCTGCGCCGTTGGGCTGGTCGGCCTGGGTGTGAATCTGGCCATTGCCTATGGTGCCGGGGCGCTCGGCCTGGGGGGCGCTCTGGCGCAGCAGGTGGGCACGGGTGTGGCCATGGTGGTCAATTTTGTGCTGGACAATCAGTTTACTTACCGGGACCGGCGCCTCAAAGGGGCGCGTTGCTGGCTTGGTCTGGTGTTGTTCATGCTTGTCTGCACGGTCGGGGCGGTGGCCAATGTTGGCATTGCCCGGGTTCTGTATGACCAGAATGCGACCTTGGATGTGGCAGGTATTGCCGGTGCGGTTCTAGCTGTTGTCTGGAACTATGCCCTGTCCAGCGCGCTGATCTGGCGGGTGTGA
- a CDS encoding UdgX family uracil-DNA binding protein (This protein belongs to the uracil DNA glycosylase superfamily, members of which act in excision repair of DNA. However, it belongs more specifically to UdgX branch, whose founding member was found to bind uracil in DNA (where it does not belong), without cleaving it, appears to promote DNA repair by a pathway involving RecA, rather than base excision.): MEQILLAHEVDMRTWRAATRRHVHAATPPEALTWRVGSAGEDNPSGAAASAADDSIKLTIPRLLAHDLMALLQSSAPERFALAYRLVYRVVHAGLDLTDTADADIHRAKDLIKDVVEETHHFRTVFSAFAMAATSHGLHYENRNYILEANAAFCRARYTPLWEVTTGYRRMLWNGRRLFFGPGQADYARLTVSQWQAADEAVWVGSYPSLRLPPSAKDLAAAQTLPALSAAAMDCQSCALWQPASRTVFGVGQGSSGIMFVGEQPGDQEDKAGVPFVGPAGQLLDKALHEVGITRADAYVTNAVKHFNFVLRNGRRIHQKPDDAAITACHAWLDEERRLVQPHLIVMLGATAAHSVLKRSVTIGRERSRIIRLEDGGSGLVTVHPSYLLRIPDEATKALEYARFVQDLTMARDFVAQQKAQGQAAASEVTRNGPCSAADAGLSLF; this comes from the coding sequence ATGGAGCAGATCCTTCTGGCGCATGAGGTCGATATGCGGACATGGCGTGCCGCAACACGCAGGCATGTCCATGCGGCCACACCACCAGAGGCCCTGACTTGGCGGGTTGGAAGCGCTGGCGAGGACAATCCGTCGGGGGCGGCTGCATCTGCTGCGGATGATAGCATAAAGCTGACGATACCGCGCCTTCTGGCGCATGATCTGATGGCCTTGCTGCAATCCAGCGCACCAGAGCGTTTTGCTCTGGCCTACCGCCTTGTCTATCGCGTTGTTCATGCCGGGCTGGATCTGACAGATACTGCGGATGCAGATATCCACCGCGCCAAGGACCTGATTAAGGATGTGGTGGAGGAAACCCATCATTTCCGAACAGTGTTCTCGGCCTTTGCCATGGCAGCGACCAGCCACGGTCTGCATTATGAAAACAGAAATTATATTCTTGAGGCCAACGCAGCTTTTTGTAGGGCGCGTTATACACCGCTATGGGAAGTGACGACGGGTTACAGGCGAATGCTCTGGAATGGGCGGCGCTTGTTCTTTGGGCCTGGTCAGGCTGATTACGCACGGCTGACAGTCTCCCAGTGGCAGGCGGCTGATGAGGCTGTCTGGGTAGGGAGTTACCCCAGCCTGCGGCTGCCGCCATCGGCCAAGGACTTAGCGGCAGCGCAAACTCTGCCAGCTCTGTCTGCTGCTGCTATGGACTGTCAGAGCTGTGCCTTGTGGCAACCTGCCAGCCGGACAGTCTTTGGCGTTGGGCAGGGTTCATCGGGCATTATGTTTGTCGGGGAGCAGCCTGGTGATCAGGAAGATAAGGCCGGTGTGCCCTTTGTCGGTCCTGCTGGACAGCTACTGGACAAAGCCTTGCACGAGGTGGGTATTACACGCGCGGATGCTTACGTGACCAATGCGGTCAAGCACTTTAATTTTGTATTGAGGAATGGCCGCAGAATACATCAGAAGCCCGATGACGCCGCTATAACCGCCTGCCACGCTTGGTTGGATGAGGAGCGCCGTCTGGTGCAGCCTCACCTGATTGTCATGCTGGGGGCGACGGCTGCTCATAGCGTGCTGAAGCGTTCAGTCACGATAGGGCGGGAGCGTTCGCGCATTATCCGGCTGGAGGATGGAGGGAGCGGTCTGGTGACTGTCCACCCCTCCTACCTGTTGCGGATACCGGATGAGGCCACAAAAGCGTTGGAATATGCCCGCTTTGTGCAGGATCTGACGATGGCGCGTGATTTTGTTGCCCAGCAGAAAGCTCAGGGGCAGGCAGCAGCCTCCGAGGTTACTCGGAATGGTCCTTGTTCAGCCGCTGATGCAGGTCTTTCCCTGTTTTGA